A region from the Benincasa hispida cultivar B227 chromosome 8, ASM972705v1, whole genome shotgun sequence genome encodes:
- the LOC120083160 gene encoding uncharacterized protein LOC120083160, giving the protein MEGKSKGYQASSFVADLFDVKEPPLSSTSGVFAAIFSSPQKGRGRNSSSSGDWLKQTNGNQPRHTRQGNSGSLEPCHLSSSLYYGGQDGYSQAPSAGPSPPSPPTMKKSGGEDDPNGNNSQPASRGNWWQGSLYY; this is encoded by the exons ATGGAGGGAAAGTCTAAAGGGTATCAAGCCTCCTCTTTCGTTGCCGATCTTTTTGATGTCAAGGAGCCGCCATTGTCATCCACATCAGGAGTCTTTGCAGCAATTTTTTCATCTCCACAGAAG gGGAGAGGCAGGAATTCTTCTAGCTCTGGGGATTGGCTAAAACAAACCAATGGAAATCAACCACGCCACACCAGACAAGGAAATTCAG GGAGTTTGGAGCCGTGTCATCTGAGTTCATCTCTATACTATGGAGGACAAGATGGCTACTCCCAGGCCCCATCAGCTGGACCATCCCCACCCTCACCCCCCACT ATGAAGAAAAGTGGGGGAGAAGATGATCCAAATGGAAACAACTCTCAACCTGCTTCTAGGGGAAATTGGTGGCAAG GTTCTCTTTATTATTAG